GATGCCACGCTCGCCCCTAGACGTCGTCCCCAACCATCACCGCTGGGAAGCAAAGGTGCTCGGGGCCGGCTATTCCTTCGCGGCCTTCGACGGGCTCAACCGATACTACGTCCGGGAGGAGGATCGTGGCCTGGCAGAGGCTTTGGCCGCCCCGATCTCCATCCTGGACAACTTCGTGCCCCATCCTTTCCTAGAGCCACAGCTCGAGTGTGAGCGACTGCGCGACCGGGCCGAGGTCGCGGAACGGCAGCTCGCGGCCGCCCGCGCGCTGAACAGCGCCTCCGAGCGGGAGCTCACGGAGATGCGGGCCGAGTTCGACGCCCTGGCTGTGCAGTCGGAGGACCTCGCGTTGCGCGCGGAACGCGCTCGCCGGGTGCTACTCACCTTGCGGCCACAATACGAATCTCTACGCGCGGGAATGGCCGACGCCCAGGTCGCCTGCGCGCGGCTGGCCCGGGAGGCGGAGCAGGCCCGCGAGACGGCGGAGACCGAGTGCGGGCGTCTGGTCCTCCTCCGTGACGTCGGGCCCCTCGGTATTGAGTTCGCGCGGAGGCTGCGGGCCCTGTCGCGCCGCCACGCCGCCGTCGCGGCCATCGCGAAGGCCCCGCTCCGGCTGGCTCTGCGCGTCCTGAGCGGACACCGCGGCCAGGCCTGAGCCTGCCTGGGCCGCAATCACCAACCGCGGGCTATCTCGCTTGAGCTCCGCACCACTTCGCCCACCCGGCTCGTCTCCAAGGTGTCGTGGGGGCTCCCTTGACGCCCTCCGTGGCGTCGCACAGTTTCCGAGACCGTGCGGCGGTTGTCCGGAGGTTCTGGAAAAGCGCGGAGTCAGACGGTAGGATCGTCGGCTACGGAACGAGGAGGGCGCATGAAGATCGTGGAAGCTCGGGTGATCGTGACCTGTCCCGGTCGCAACTTCGTCACCCTGAAGCTGGTGACGGAGGACGGCCTCCACGGCCTCGGCGACGCCACCCTCAACGGTCGCGAGCTCGCGGTCGCTGCCTACCTCACCGAACACGTGATTCCCCTCCTCATCGGCCGCGACGCGCGTCGCATCGAGGACACCTGGCAGTATCTCTACAAAGGGGCTTACTGGCGGCGGGGACCCGTGACCATGGCCGCCATCGGGGCCGTGGACACCGCCCTTTGGGACCTGCTCGGCAAGTCCCTGGGGGTCCCTCTCTACCGCCTGCTGGGGGGGGCCTCGCGGGAGGGGGTGCTCGTCTACGGGCACGCCAGCGGCGAAACCGTAGAGGAGGTGTTGGCGGCGGTTCACGACTATGTCGGCCGCGGCTACAAGGCGGTGCGCGTGCAGTGCGCGGTCCCCGGGATGCCCGCCACCTACGGGGTGGGCCGGGGCAAGCTCTACTACGAGCCGGCGGAGAAGGGCCTCCCCCCCGAGGCGGCCTGGAGCACCGACCGCTACCTGGGGTTCGCGCCCGGGCTCTTCGCGCGCGTGCGTCAGGAATTCGGGCCCGACTTGCCCCTGCTCCACGACGTACACCACCGGCTCACACCCATAGAGGCCGCCCGCCTGGGCAAGGAGCTCGAGCCGCACCACCTGTTCTGGCTGGAGGATCCCGTGGCGGCCGAGCTGCAGGAGGGCTTCCGGTTGATCCGTCAGCACACCACCACCCCTCTGGCGGTGGGTGAGGTCTTCAACACCATCTACGACTGCGAGCGGCTCATCCGGGAGCAGCTGATCGACTTCATCCGCACCACCGTCGTCCACGCCGGGGGCATCACCCACCTCCGCAAGATCGCGTCCCTGGCCGAGCTGTTTCACGTGCGCACCGGCTGCCACGGGGCCACCGATCTCTCCCCCGTCTGCCTGGGGGCGGCCCTCCACTTCGACCTCGCCGTCCACAACTTCGGAATCCAGGAGTACATGCGGCACAGCCCGGAGACGGACAAAGTCTTCCCCCACGCCTACCGCTTCGAGGGGGGGATGCTCCATCCGGGGGAGTCGCCCGGCCTGGGTGTGGACATCGACGAGAAACTGGCCGCTACCTATCCCTACGAGCGAGCCTACCTGCCGGTGGCGCGGCGGCTCGACGGGACCGTCCACAGCTGGTAGAGGGCACCGGGGGCGCTAGGTTGCGCTTCTGCCCCACGGCGCGGCACTTGTTCGAGACCCGCCCTCCCGAAGGCTCAGGATACGTGCGCGCCCTGCGTCTCCACGTAGACCGCATAGAGGGACTGGCTGGCGGTCATGAACAAACGATTGCGTTTAGCGCCCCCAAAGCAGACGTTGGCGCAGATCTCCGGGAGCCGGATCTGGCCGATGCGCTGTCCCTCCGGGGTGAACACGTGGACGCCGTCGTACCCCTCTCCCCCCCAACCGGCGGCCACCCAGAGATTGCCGTCAACGTCCGGGCGCAGACCGTCCGCGTGACCCTGCCGGCCGTCCAGCTCCATGGAGCAGAAACGCCGCCCATCGCGCAGTCGCCTGCCGTCCACGACGTCGTAGACGAAGATGTGGGGGCCCGCGCTATCCACGATGTAGAGCTTCTTGGTGTCGGGCGAGAAACAGAGGCCATTCGGCTTGTGGAGGTCGTCGTTGACCAGCTCCAGCTTCCCCGTGTGGGGATCGACGCGATAAACGGCCTCCTTGATGTAGAGCTCACCCTTGTTCCCCTCGTAGTTCTTCATGCTGCCGTAGCCGGGATCCGTGAACCAGACGCCGCCGTCGGGATGCACCACGATGTCGTTGGGGGCGTTCAGGGGTTTTCCGTTCCATTCCTGGGCCAGCACGGTGACCGCGCCGTTGAGCTCGTAGCGCACCACCCGGCGGTTGGCATGCTCGCACGTGACCTGCCGTCCCTCGAAGTCGAAGGTGTTGCCGTTGGCGTTGCCGGAGGGGCGCCGGAACTCACTCACGTGGCCGTCCTCGTCCAGTCGCCGCAGCTGGACATCGTTGGGAATGTCGCTCCAGAGTAGGTACCGGCCCCCCGCGCACCAGGCCGGCCCCTCCGCCCACGCCATGCCGGTGTGCAAGCGCTGGATGGCGGCGTTGCCGACCATGTATTTTTCAAAGCGCTTGTCGAGGGCGATGATGTCGGGGTCCGGGTAACGCAGGGGCTGGCGCCCGCTCCAGTCCCGATCCGCGCCGCGGGCGAAGGTGGCGAGGGCGCCGGCTGCGGTCGTGGCGGCGGCCAGGAACGTGCGCCGATCGAGGTCACGCCGGGTGATGGGCATCAGGAAACTACTTTCTGGGGCAAGGATCGTCGCCCCGGCAATGTCCAACGGTAGCGGGGGCCAGTATACCCCCGGGTCCGGGGGCGGGATTGGCGGACCCGTCGCCGAAGTGATAGGAAAGGCACCGTGAAGGCGCTGGTGCTCAAGGCCCCCGGAGAACTCGAGGTCCAGGACGTCCCCTCCCCCCAGATCGGTCAGGGCGATCTGCTCGTCCGGGTGATGGCCTGCGGCATCTGCGGGAGCGACGTCCACGGGCTGGACGGCAGCACGGGGCGGCGGATCCCCCCCCTCGTGATGGGGCACGAGGCGGCGGGGGTGGTCGAGAAGGTTGGAGCGGGAGTGGACGCTTTCGCCCCCGGCGACCGGGTTGCCCTCGATTCGACGATCTACAATCCCGAGAGCTTCTTCTCCCGGCGCGGCCTTCCCAACCTATGCGACGAGCGCCGAGTGCTCGGCGTCTCCTGCGCGGACTACCGACAGGATGGGGCCTTCGCGGAGCTGGTGGCGGTGCCCTCGCACATCGCCTACCACCTGCCCCCCGGAATCAGCTTCGAGCAAGCGGCCATGGTCGAGCCCTTGGCTATCGCGGCGCATGCCCGCCGGCTCACGGTGGTGGCGGCGGGGGACACCGTCCTCGTGATGGGCACGGGTCTCATCGGCCTGATGACGGTCCAGGTGATCCGGCAGACCCCGGGGGTGCGCATCGTGGCCGCGGATGTCGAGGACGATCGTCTGGCGTTGGCCCGCGACCTGGGCGCCCACGAGGTCGTCAACTCCCGGGCCCACGACGTGGTGGCGGCGGTCCGAGCCTTGACGGGGGGGCGGGGGGCGGACGTGGCCTTCGAGGCGGCCGGGATCGAGGCCACGGTGCGGGGGGCCATCCTGGCCGTGCGCAAGGGCGGCAGTGTGATCCTCCTCGGCAACCTCGCCCCCGATGTGTCCTTCCCCCTGCAGGCGGTGGTGACCCGGCAGATCCGCGTGCAGGGTTCGTGTGCCTCCAGCGGGGAGTATCCAGAGTGCCTGGAGCTGATCGGGTCGGGAAAAGTGGACGTCGATCGCTTCATCTCCGCGTCCGCGTCCCTCGAGGAGGGGCCGCTGTGGTTCGGTCGGCTCTACCGGAAGGAACGGGGCCTGCTGAAGGTCCTCCTCAAGCCGAACCAGGAATCGGGCCGGGGAGGCCAGGGGTGAACAGAAATCCTTTCGACCTCTCGGGAAGAGTGGCGATCGTTACCGGGGCCAGCCGCGGGCTGGGAAAGAGCATGGCGCGGGCCCTGGCCCAGGCGGGGGCGGACCTGGTGGTCACGGCGCGCAAGAGGGAGGACACGGAGGGGACGGTAAAGGAGCTGTCTGGCCTGGGGGGGAGCGTCCTCGGCCTTCCCCTCGATGTCCGCGAGCAGGCCAGCATAGATCGCCTGGCCGCGGAAGCGCAGGCCGCCTTCGGCCACATCGACATCCTGGTCAACAACGCGGGTGGCAACGTGCGCAAGCCCGCCCTGGAGGTGACCTGGGAGGATTGGAATCAGGTGCTGGACACGAACCTGCGCGGGACCTTCTTCGTGGCCCAAGCGGTGGCGCGGCACATGATCCCGCGGCGCCGGGGGCGCGTCATCAACATCGGGTCCGTGACTTCGGTGTTCGGCTACGCGGGGATCGCCCCATACTGCGCGAGCCGCGGGGGGGTGAAGCAGCTCACCATGAGCCTGGCCGACGAGTGGGGGGCGTTCGGCATCACCGTGAACTGCCTGGCCCCGGGCTGGTTCCGGACCGCGCAGACGGAGGCTCTCTACCAGAACCCGCGCTGGGTCGAGTACATCTGCGACCGCATCCCGCTCCGCCGACCCGGCCTACCGGACGACCTCGAAGGGGCAGTGGTGTTCCTCGCCTCGGACGCCAGCGCGTATGTCACCGGCCAGACCCTGCTCGTGGATGGCGGGATCTCGACGGGCGCGACCCGGGCCACCGCGGAGTGAGAGAGCTCGGGTGCATCCCGGAGGAAGCGACCCCAAGGTGAAGGGCGACTCCCGGCCCCCTCCCAGCCCGCTGGATCGCGCCCGCCGCAAAGCCTATCTCCGGCTACTGCCCTTCTGCTTCGTCTCCTACGTCGTCGCTTATGTAGACCGGTCCAACGTGGCCATCGCCAAGCTGACCATGAGCCGGGATCTGCCCGGCTTCGACAACGCGGTCGTGGGGTTCGGCGCGGGCATCTTCTTCCTCGGCTACTTCCTCCTCGAGATCCCCGGCACTCTGATCGTGGAGAAATGGAGCGCCCGCAAGTGGATCAGCCGCATCATGATCACCTGGGGAATCACGGCCGCCCTCACCGCCGCCGTCAAGACCCCTTCCCAGTTCTACCTCGCGCGCTTCCTGCTCGGGCTGGCGGAGGCGGGCTTCTTTCCGGGGGTCATCGTCTACCTGACCCACTGGTTCCCCAGCCGCGACCGGGCCCGCGCCCTGGCCTACTTCTTCGTGGCCACCCCCATTGCCCAGGCCGTGAGCCCGAAGCTGTCCAACGTGTTCCTGCGGATCGGCACCGACGAAGTGGTGGGCGGAGTTGTCGTGCACCACCCGGCCTGGCTCGGCCTCGTCGGGTGGCAGTGGATCTACGTCGCCTGGGGGATCCCCGCGGTGCTGTTGGGGATCGCGGCTCTGTTCGCCCTCACCGACTGGCCCCAGCAGGCCCGCTGGCTGACCACGGAGGAACGGGAGGCGCTCCTGGCCGAGCTCGCGCGCGAGAAAGCCGCGGGACTGGCCCGGCCCCATATGGGCGTCGGGGAGGCCCTTCGCCATCCGAAGGTGCTCCTGCTGGCCACGGTGTACTTCCTGGCCGTAACGGGCAGCTACGGGATCGAGTTCTTCATGCCCAGCATCCTTCAGCGGTGGTACGCCCTCGACTTCGGCACCCTAACTTGGCTCGTGGTCCTGCCCCCCCTGCTCGCCCTGGGTGGGCAACTCTTCGTGGGCTGGAGCTCCGACCGAACCCGAGAGCGACAGCTCCACGCGGCGGTCCCCTTGGCTTGCTCCGCGCTGGGTCTGCTCCTGATCACCCAGAGCCGGGGCCACCTCGTGTTGAGCGTCCTTTGTTTCATGCTGGCCTTCGCGGGCTTCAAGGCCTACCTACCGGCATTCTGGTCCTTGCCCAGCCTCTTCCTCAGCGAAGCGGCGGCGGCGGGGAGCATCGGGCTCATCAACTCCCTTGGAAACCTCGGCGGCTTCATGGGGCCCTACGTACTGGGCACGCTGGAGTCGCTCACGGGATCCTTCGAGGGGGGGCTGCTCTTCCTGGGCGCGTCCATGAGCCTGGCCACCGTCGCCGTTCTGCGGCTTGGGCTGGGGAAGGGAGACCCTCCTCAGTAGGCGGCGGGAGGGCGACGCCTCCGTTCCTGAGGCTCTGCCCTCGCCGAGCACGCCACCAGCCGACCGCCGGCTTCCGCGCGGCGATCATCCGGGTCAAGAGGTTCAGTACTTCACGTAGACCGTCTTCGTCTCCGTGTAGAACTGCATGGCGGCGGGGCCCTGCTCACGCGGGCCGCAGCTGGAGTCCTTTAGGCCCCCGAAGGGGATCTGGTACTCGATGCCCGC
Above is a window of Vicinamibacteria bacterium DNA encoding:
- the manD gene encoding D-mannonate dehydratase ManD — translated: MKIVEARVIVTCPGRNFVTLKLVTEDGLHGLGDATLNGRELAVAAYLTEHVIPLLIGRDARRIEDTWQYLYKGAYWRRGPVTMAAIGAVDTALWDLLGKSLGVPLYRLLGGASREGVLVYGHASGETVEEVLAAVHDYVGRGYKAVRVQCAVPGMPATYGVGRGKLYYEPAEKGLPPEAAWSTDRYLGFAPGLFARVRQEFGPDLPLLHDVHHRLTPIEAARLGKELEPHHLFWLEDPVAAELQEGFRLIRQHTTTPLAVGEVFNTIYDCERLIREQLIDFIRTTVVHAGGITHLRKIASLAELFHVRTGCHGATDLSPVCLGAALHFDLAVHNFGIQEYMRHSPETDKVFPHAYRFEGGMLHPGESPGLGVDIDEKLAATYPYERAYLPVARRLDGTVHSW
- a CDS encoding galactitol-1-phosphate 5-dehydrogenase; protein product: MKALVLKAPGELEVQDVPSPQIGQGDLLVRVMACGICGSDVHGLDGSTGRRIPPLVMGHEAAGVVEKVGAGVDAFAPGDRVALDSTIYNPESFFSRRGLPNLCDERRVLGVSCADYRQDGAFAELVAVPSHIAYHLPPGISFEQAAMVEPLAIAAHARRLTVVAAGDTVLVMGTGLIGLMTVQVIRQTPGVRIVAADVEDDRLALARDLGAHEVVNSRAHDVVAAVRALTGGRGADVAFEAAGIEATVRGAILAVRKGGSVILLGNLAPDVSFPLQAVVTRQIRVQGSCASSGEYPECLELIGSGKVDVDRFISASASLEEGPLWFGRLYRKERGLLKVLLKPNQESGRGGQG
- a CDS encoding FkbM family methyltransferase; the protein is MGATGAMTSYGLNWEDVRLRRAFPEEAVGFYIDVGAYDPVLASLTKHFYDRGWRGINIEPNIRGFERLCAERDRDINLNIGLSSRAGTLTFFEPSTSSHGLATFSARDAARHREAGLSFAERPVAVTTLARICEEHVRDRIDFLSIDVEGHEAEVLEGNDWSRWRPRVLVIEATEPLNAMPRSPLDVVPNHHRWEAKVLGAGYSFAAFDGLNRYYVREEDRGLAEALAAPISILDNFVPHPFLEPQLECERLRDRAEVAERQLAAARALNSASERELTEMRAEFDALAVQSEDLALRAERARRVLLTLRPQYESLRAGMADAQVACARLAREAEQARETAETECGRLVLLRDVGPLGIEFARRLRALSRRHAAVAAIAKAPLRLALRVLSGHRGQA
- a CDS encoding MFS transporter, with the translated sequence MKGDSRPPPSPLDRARRKAYLRLLPFCFVSYVVAYVDRSNVAIAKLTMSRDLPGFDNAVVGFGAGIFFLGYFLLEIPGTLIVEKWSARKWISRIMITWGITAALTAAVKTPSQFYLARFLLGLAEAGFFPGVIVYLTHWFPSRDRARALAYFFVATPIAQAVSPKLSNVFLRIGTDEVVGGVVVHHPAWLGLVGWQWIYVAWGIPAVLLGIAALFALTDWPQQARWLTTEEREALLAELAREKAAGLARPHMGVGEALRHPKVLLLATVYFLAVTGSYGIEFFMPSILQRWYALDFGTLTWLVVLPPLLALGGQLFVGWSSDRTRERQLHAAVPLACSALGLLLITQSRGHLVLSVLCFMLAFAGFKAYLPAFWSLPSLFLSEAAAAGSIGLINSLGNLGGFMGPYVLGTLESLTGSFEGGLLFLGASMSLATVAVLRLGLGKGDPPQ
- a CDS encoding SMP-30/gluconolactonase/LRE family protein, which translates into the protein MPITRRDLDRRTFLAAATTAAGALATFARGADRDWSGRQPLRYPDPDIIALDKRFEKYMVGNAAIQRLHTGMAWAEGPAWCAGGRYLLWSDIPNDVQLRRLDEDGHVSEFRRPSGNANGNTFDFEGRQVTCEHANRRVVRYELNGAVTVLAQEWNGKPLNAPNDIVVHPDGGVWFTDPGYGSMKNYEGNKGELYIKEAVYRVDPHTGKLELVNDDLHKPNGLCFSPDTKKLYIVDSAGPHIFVYDVVDGRRLRDGRRFCSMELDGRQGHADGLRPDVDGNLWVAAGWGGEGYDGVHVFTPEGQRIGQIRLPEICANVCFGGAKRNRLFMTASQSLYAVYVETQGAHVS
- a CDS encoding glucose 1-dehydrogenase, with amino-acid sequence MNRNPFDLSGRVAIVTGASRGLGKSMARALAQAGADLVVTARKREDTEGTVKELSGLGGSVLGLPLDVREQASIDRLAAEAQAAFGHIDILVNNAGGNVRKPALEVTWEDWNQVLDTNLRGTFFVAQAVARHMIPRRRGRVINIGSVTSVFGYAGIAPYCASRGGVKQLTMSLADEWGAFGITVNCLAPGWFRTAQTEALYQNPRWVEYICDRIPLRRPGLPDDLEGAVVFLASDASAYVTGQTLLVDGGISTGATRATAE